One Serinus canaria isolate serCan28SL12 chromosome Z, serCan2020, whole genome shotgun sequence DNA window includes the following coding sequences:
- the TMEM174 gene encoding transmembrane protein 174, with translation MRCQVLYKPLSLEGEDTLYSVMERNNNNVEDFSLNVFSVTPCQPNRSDALVSDGDKAGTTLLFSGVFLGLVGITFTVMGWIKYDGITHLEWTQLLGPILLSVGVTFILIAVCKFNMLTCKPCKEREENTSELDQAASGQSFVFTGINQPITFHGATVVQYIPPPYPSQEGAAVSPGYLHPVLSCCGAAPASTSPGLTSASPHFCPAYALDNLAFTGDENYTAYPAENSRNQRSEDSSDEPEGLLEDYACNNLSPPRYEEIYPFSL, from the exons ATGCGCTGCCAAGTCCTTTACAAGCCCCTTTCTCTAGAAGGAGAAGATACTTTATACTCAGTAATGGAGCGAAACAACAACAATGTAGAAGATTTTTCCCTGAATGTTTTTTCTGTCACTCCTTGCCAGCCAAACAGATCTGATGCCCTGGTGTCAGATGGGGATAAAGCTGGCACCACTCTGCTCTTTTCAGGTGTGTTTTTGGGGCTGGTGGGGATCACTTTCACGGTGATGGGATGGATAAAATACGATGGCATTACTCACCTGGAGTGGACTCAGTTACTAGGGCCTATTCTGCTGTCTGTCGGGGTTACTTTTATTCTGATTGCTGTTTGTAAATTTAACATGCTTACATGCAAGCCCTgtaaagaaagagaggaaaatacgTCGGAACTTGACCAGGCTGCAAGCGGACAGTCCTTTGTCTTCACTGGCATTAACCAGCCTATAACTTTCCATGGTGCCACAGTGGTACAGTACATCCCTCCGCCGTACCCGTCCCAGGAAGGCGCTGCCGTCAGTCCCGGCTACCTTCACccagtgctcagctgctgcGGTGCTGCTCCCGCCAGCACCTCGCCGGGTCTCACCTCGGCTTCTCCTCACTTCTGCCCTGCCTACGCCCTGGACAACCTGGCTTTTACTGGAGATGAGAACTACACTGCTTATCCTGCAGAGAATTCCAGGAATCAGAG GTCAGAAGACAGTTCTGATGAACCAGAAGGACTGCTGGAAGACTATGCCTGTAATAACTTGTCACCTCCACGTTATGAGGAAATATAccctttttctttataa